ACTGGCTGCCTGTTCCTCAAAGGTATCTCCTGTTACTGGAATCATGATCCAGGGAGCGCCCTCATCCGGTTCCTTAAAGGAAGCTCTTTTAAGTGCTGCATTGGCATCCTCCATTAGGTCCTCGGTGTTTTTCTTATCCTGAAAGGTTGGAATTGTATAGCGCAGGGCATTATCAGGCCGGACCGCCGTATAGTCATACTCCGCATCTGATACCTTACCTACCACAGCGGTTTCCCCGTTTGGAAGGGTAATCGTATCGCCAACCTTTGCCATTACCGGAGATCCATTTATGATCACTCTGGCCCCTTCCTCTTGCGCCAGAGCCGTTTCCTCTTTTGTTACATATTCCGTGTGGGTTCCGTTTGAATCTTCCACCACTTCACTTCTAGTTATATAAAAGGAGGCTCCATTCGGGATATTCTGTGCATAGATCTGGTACCCATTTGTGGTTTCGCTGCTTTTTACTGTAAACGTGTTGATCTTTTTTACCCGGTCAATTCCGATTCTTCCGGCGGATACAGTCCCTTCTGCTGACGGATTACCTCCGGCTTCAAAAGCCTCCCGATTGCTGATGGCAGCATCCTTTCCGTACACAGACAGCTCATAGCCCTCGGACCGGGTAAGCTCCTTGATGTAATATTGGGTTCCATCTGCATTGACGATCAAAGGCCGCCCAATCCAACAATTTCCGTTAAGATCCTCATTGTTTTCTATGGGGTAGGAATAGCTGCTTTCCCCGGTACCGTCCTTTCCCTGGTTAGAGGAAAGCTTCTCATAACCGGCTGCGGTCTCATTACGGCTGTCCATCAAGGTAATACTGCTTCCCCGTTCGGTATGGCCGACAAATCGTTCTGCATCAGCTTCCTTCCCAATAGCTTTTCCCATAGCGGTATAAAGGTTTGCCGGTGCCTGATCCGCCCAGCCACCAGGCGTTCTTTCGATTGCCCCAGTCTGATAATTGTATGTATAGCCGGGAGCCTGGGTGATGGCCAGAAAGCTTGCATCCCCGTTCCGGTCTGTTGTTGCTATGGATACCAGGTTATCCTTCTGAAAGAGAACACCAGAATGTCCATCCGGATGGGGGATATCCGTTGCTGCAAACAAACCGTAAACAGCTCCCTCTAAGGTTCCATCGCCCTGACTATCTCCGTAAGCGCCGTAAGAATCGGATTCCCCGGCTTTTAAATTCATATCCTTTTTGTTAAAATGAATTTCTCCTTCGGCTCGATGGTCATAAGCGATAAAGGTCCAGTCCTTAGTAGACGAATCCAGCGGGTCCAACCGGCTTGTTTCTGTAGACTCCGGAAGACCCTTTAAGGAGCTTCCGCTTCCCGAATTTTCGTCATCTGCTCCTAATCGGAAGAAGGATATGGTCTTGTTTGCCACGGAACGCAAGCTAGAAACCACCGTTTCTAGAAGACCAGTGAGAGTAACGCCGCCATTCATCTTTTCCGCTTCGGAATCCGTAGCGGTTTGTTTTTTCTTAGAGACAATTTCCGATGCCGCTTTATCTTCTACCTGGGATTCCGGTTGCGTTTCCTCAATAGTTTCCTCTTCTGATACCGATACTATCTCATCCATAGATTCTTCTATCGTTTCGGATACTGTCTCCTTTTCAGATTTCGGCTCCGTTTCTTTATCTACTTCCGATGACTCATCTGTTTCTTCTACTGTTTTCGATTCTGTTTTCTCTTCGGCCTCCTGCAGTGTTTCCTCTGACTTTTCCTGTTCAGGCTCTGCTTCCTTCTCTGTTTCTTCTGTTATATCCTGCGCCGGTTCTTCTACTGTTTCCTTCTCTTGATGTTCCGCAGCAACCGTCTCATTTTCCGGCTGCACTTCGGTCATCTCTTTTTGAGATATATTTACTCTGTTTGATGTTCCAAAGCTGGCAAACATCACTTTTTCAAACACTTCCGGATTCAGCGGTTTTATAGAGGCATCTGTTTTCAGACTTTCCCGTTTCATATCCGGTCCATTAATGGAATTACCACCCGTGTGACCAAATCCACCGGATTGATAATCCTTGTATTCGCTGGAGCTGACAGTCCTCCATTCCATAGGAATATCATCCGGATGGCTTCCGTGAAGGGAATAGCCGGGAGCTGGGGTAGTCTCCTTTGCGGAATACTCATAAGTCAATGAAATAAAATCCTTGTAAAATCGATCTCGGTCCGCTTCCAGGGCTTCCCTCTGCGTTTTTCCAGTTAGATCAATGGCATGAAAGAAACCACCTTCCTCTACAAGCCTCTCGCACTCCTCCACCCCAGTAAGCCACTTCGCCCATGCACTATCATGGAGTTGCTGGTTGTATTCTTCTACAGCTTCGATCTCACTCTCATTGGTCTGTTCATTGGTTTCCTCGTCATATTCCGGCTCCGGGACCTCTTCATACTCTACAACCGGGGCTGGATGGCCGCTGCAATAGCCTTTTTCATAGGTATAATTCTTAGTATCCTGATGTGCAATCCTGCTATGAATATTTCCCTGGGAATTGATATAATGAAGTTCTCCATTTTCATCAGTGATATGGTCATCGGCATTACACGGATCGTTTTCTGGATAATCCCACCGGAGGAATTGAGATCCGGAAGAATTGGCCTGGTTGTATAGGTTAGTTTCGGAATCGTTGAGTCCCGTGCCTCCGCTGTAGTTCTTGGATATCCGATCCTCATCATTCCCGATATCCTCATCCCAGGAAACTCCGGTCAAGGAACCAGTGTTGGAGTCATAATCGCCTAGACTGTCTAAATCCAGATCTGTACTGTTCAGCTGGGAAGCGTCAAAGCCCTCCAGGATATCCCAATGGGAACCAGCCAAGGGCTTTCCTGTTTCGGAATCAAATTTCAGAAGGCCCACGTTATAATTTGTTCCAAAATTTTCTGTATGTTTATAGCGCTTTACCTCAGCCTGCCCGCCTGAGCCAATGCGAACATGTATTTCCAAGTCTTTATCAAGCTTGGCAGAAAAAAAGGTTTGCGTAAGCTGGAAAGTGTACTTTTTTTCATTAGCTGGATCTTGTGTATAAAATTTAAACGTAGCAAGCTGAGCCGAACCAAGGTCTTTTGCAAGAACTGCACCTATTTGGTTTGGATTAGCCCAATATAGAGTAGCAATTCCCTGTCCATTTGTTGGAACTTCGCCAGACTGGGAAGAGAACACAAGTCCCGCATCCGATGGTCCGATATATAGCCAATCACCAAAGATATCCTTTGCGGATAGATTCTGATAATACCCTTTAACCTCTTCATTCGGATATGGAACCGTCACTGTATAAGTATCAGTACTATGATCTAGCTTTGCATAATAAACGGTTTGACCGGAATCCACGTTAAAACCTTTCATAATGTTGGCTGCATCCCATATACATCCAAAAGTCCACTCCGCCCAGTTTTTACATCCTCTGGCTGCATACTCCGGTACTACCTGGGAATTAGTCAACTGATTATAAACTGTACGATCCCCGACTGCATTAGGATTCATTTGCTTCAGCGCAGTTAAATAATCATCACCTTTACGGAATATCTGTAAATCTGTTTCCCAGTCGCCAGTAAAAGCACTCTTATCTGCCGCCAACCAGTTAATGGAAGCAGCAACTATATACTTAGCCGTTCCTGAGTTTGGGTCGTTGCAAGCTTCCACGCTATAATTTGAACCTAAATAGGTGGCATAGATGTTCATAAGGAAATTAAACTCACGTCTCGTAATTTTTTTTCCATTATTTGTTCCAGGGACTAATTCAGAGGCTCCTTTTCCCGTTGGAAATTCCTCTGGCATATCATCAATGGTCCAATATTTTTCTAAAAATGCCTGACTGCCAAGGTAAATCTGTGCACCGTTTTGATGACCTGCCACACAATACAAAAATGTTTTATCAAAGTCTTTGTATGAACCATCGCTGTACTGTTTATTTTCAACCAAATATTGTTTAGCTCCTGCCGGAAATGTTAATCCATCTACCGGAGATCCCAGATAAAAATCTTTGGTTTCGTACATCAGCCCAGTAGGAGTAAGCCCTTTTCCACCTTTATAAGTAAAGGCAGCTGCATCTTCTTTATAAAAGCTGGCATCCCACGTTTTCCAAGCTGCTGGTTCAATAATCTGAGCATAATCAGCAAAAGAAACCATGCTCTCTGGAATATATGGAAGGAAAGCCATTGCTGTTATGATCACAGCCATGATCGCAGCCATCTTTCTTTTTAAATCAAATTTTTGAAACATTTTTTTCATTCCTTTTATCCTCTTATTTATAACAAAAAAAGACTACCGATTATGAATTAACCGATAGTCTTTTAAAGAATTTCTATATCCAATTAATATTTAGAAAAAAGGATTCAGAGGTCCAGGTACTGACTTTGCAACCCTTTCACTAGATTCCCTATCATAAGCCAAAAAACCTATGGCAAAAGAACCATAATCATACCATGTATTATAATCACCATCATAATGTGTCTTTACTTTTCCGTCAATAACAAGTTGACCCAGTTCATTTACCATATATCCATCTGGTGTAATGGTATTAATATATAGATAGCCGTACTCATCAAAACAATAGGCACGAGTTAATTCATCATTGATCCCATTTGGAGCATCATGTAGCCAGACCCATCGGCTACGATAATCACTACCTTTTGTATCTCCATACCAATAATTACTAGCACCGTTTTCATTTAAGGGCTTAGAAGAATCCTGATGCCAAGCACTACGTTCATACGGTTGTGTATTAAAATACTCAATTTTAGCTAGTTCCATGCCATATGCACAAGCATGACCATCTGAATAAATTAACACTCCATTTTCATCGGTTTTAGAGCCACCAGCTAACAACACATTTTTCATAATATTGCCATGTAGATCCTTCACATAATAAGTATACGTATCCTTTTTTATTGCTATCCCGGAATAAAAACTAAAATCCTTATTCTCCCACTCGTTGCTTGAATACCCTGCCGGAAGCTTATCTGGAGTCCAGATAATTTCCGCAAATGCTGGTGTAACCATGGTTATAGTAAGTGCTGCTGATAATATGGCTCCTAATAATTTCTTTTTCATACTTTAATCTCCCTTCTTTAAATCCAATATACTTATTTTAAAATTGCCCTACGTTCAACATCATATCCAAAATTGATGTGCACTCCCAATTTTTGCTACTGTTTCCCCTTTAGAGTAATACACTTAGTAAATATCCATTGGCTTCATGTTTAGACTATCAATCAATTTTATCTTAGCATCTTGATCTGGCAAAAAACCATCTCCTGTATATTCTGGGATTGTTATACCGTCTTCAATAAAGTTAATTCTATATAATTTAATCTTTTCCCTTAATTTATCATCAGCATTATCAAGATCAAAAAAAGGGCTACTAGGTTCTTCATACAAATGGTAATTTCCTTGGATTACTCCACAATGTTCACAATGATTGGCATAATAACTATCACTTATATATTTAGAATATGAATAATAAAATCTAAATTCATTCTTTAAAAATAACTCTAACTGAGTATTATCAATTTTTTCATCCATTGTAAAAAAGTTTAAATACTCATCATGATATTTGTAATCTATCATATTTCCATTATCATCTTGTTTAATAGAAAAGTAATTTCTATATGCCAAGCCAATTACACTAGTATCTTTTTTACATTTATGGCATTTACGAGGTGCTTCTACAATATACATACAATCACATATAAGATCGCATTCCTCATAAACGGCTGGGAACCACTCAAAAAATTTATAATAATCAAACTTATTTATTACATACCACTGTTTCCTAATCTGATCCCATTTAGCTCCTAGTGATTTAACCTGATCCTTTTTTTCATATGGTACATTTAGATATAAAGCCATGCTCGCCCCCCAAATCTCATATTTGACAACTCAGTCAATAAATGTTATTCTTACGAAAGGTGGCCAACTTTACAACGGTTTCCAATATTTTCAAGAAATAACCATTCTTACTTGTCGGTGGGATGGTTATTTTTTATGATATTATACCATATTTTGGTAATTCTTTCAAACCAAATTTAATTCTTAAGTTTATGAGCGGAACTCAGTTCCACTTAAATACGTTGATTTACCAGAAAATCAAATTCGATTTATCTATTAATGTGCAACTGTGATTATATTGCTTCCTGTAACAGTTGAGAAAAGTTAATCTCATGCTCCATTGCAATGGCATTGAGCCAAGCCGGGAGTGTTACAGTACGATTAACGGAACGGTTGACCCGTGCCATACGAATGGAAGGCATATAAACGTCAATCAAAACCACTCTTTCATTTTCATGTACTTCTACTTGCGATAATCGCGTTGGATCTGGTATATCCTCATCCTCTAATCCACATAGAACGCAGCCAAGTAATTCCCTCGCTGATAGAAATGCATCATCATCATCATTTCCACTGGTAGCGCAGTCCAAATCGGGAAAAACAACAGCAATTTCCTTTCTAGGTTCATAAGTAAAAATAGCAGGATAAAAATAGCGTTCTGTCTTTTTCATGATAAAAGACCTCCATCTTATAGCATTATGACCGAAATTCAATTCCGTTCATAATGCTATAAATCTTTTAAGAAAGATTTTGATAATGTGTTCGACATTGTATGATTTCGATATTATCATTTTTAATTCGATATACCAATCGATTCATCTCATCTATCCTACGGCTCCAATACCCTTGTAAATTTCCTTTTAATGGCTCTGGCTTACCAATACCAGAATAGCCATTTCTGTCAATATCCTGAATCAATAAATTAATACGCTTTAAGGTTTTTTTATCTTGACTCTGCCAATAAATATAATCTTCCCATGCCTCATCATCCCACACCTTTATCATTCATCTACCTCTAAAAGACCACGTACCTTTCCTTCACCTCTCTCCATCCGTTCGCTTGCAGCTATCAGGTGTGCTTGATTCTCCACTGAATAAAATGGATCTGCTTGTACAGCAAATGGAATTCCATTTGTTCGAATTACCTGTTTTAAAAAAATATTAACTGCAGTACTTGTATTTAAACCTAGCTCTGCAAATATCTGTTCACTCTGTTTCTTAATTTCATCATCAACACGGATATTCAAATTTGCCATCTTAATTCCCTCCTTTAGATATATCCATTATATCACATTGTCATTACATTGTAAATACAATGCAAGCGTTTATTGATGCAAATAAATATTGACCAGATATAATTATGATAACAATTGCAAATTAAAATATTTGATATGAAATACTTCACATAATAAATAGATAACATTTTATAGTTCAGCTGCATGAACAGAACTCAGTTCTGCTCATGCTTAAGATCCTTTTTCTATCGGTTAAACATATACGGTTTTCAATGTACAAGTTTGTTTAAGTTATTTTATTAGTTAAATGGAAGTCCCTGATCATCTACCGCATCAGGGATATTCATAAAGCCGTCCCCCACTGCACTGGAAGGTTCTGGTCTGGAAGCTGCTTGACCTCCATCACCAGATGAATTTTTACTATCAGCAAATTCTTGATCATCCACAATAACATCAAAGGTGTAAACTTTAATTCCCTCTTTATTTATATAGCTTCCGGTTTGGATTCTTCCTGAAACTAATACTCTCATGCCCTGTCGAAAATATTTATCAGCAAACTCGCCGGCCTTATCAAATGCAGTACAGTTAATAAAATCTGCCGTTGGCTCATTGTTTCCCTGATTTTTACGACCTCTTCGATCTATGGCAAGTGAATATTTTGTTATTGCCATAGGGTGTTCTCCTTGGGAATATCTCATTTCTGGATCACGGGTTAATCTCCCCATTAAAATTACACGATTCATATCTTCCTCCTCTTCTCCTCTGCTAAAAAGCAGAGGAGGTGTTTTTTCAAAGTGTTTTACTGTATCCACTGGCCTTTTTCATTCACTGTATAACCGTCTGGTGTGACGGTATTGGTCAGAAGCTTTCCTCTTGTTCCATCGGAAACCAGGTTAAAGAAATACCATGCTGCGTGCCCTGCATCACCGTATATGTACTGCCATCCGGTTAGCATCTGACCCTGGGTTCCATCTGTTGCAGTTTTTAAGTAATAGGTATTTCCGTCCGGATCTGTCTGCCAGTCCGTCAGCATAAATCCATCCTTGTCAAAGCGGAACCAGGAAGCTTTTTCCTGCTCACCAGTCGCATATGGATTACTGATATATGCCCATTCATCTGTATACGTCCTATTTGAAGCAAAAATCCATTTTCCATTTGCCACCTGTGTCCAGGTTCCTGTTACAGCTCCGGCTGGTGCTGCTGGACCTTGGGTATTCCCTGCGGTTGTTACTCCCACGGAACGGGAACCGCCGCCACCGCCGGAAGAACCTTTTCCACCACCGCCTCCTGAAGAATTCCCAGAAGTCGTCTGATCTAATACTTTGAAATTAAGGGTTACAGTGACCGGATCAGACATTTTTCCATCACTGGTGACTGCACAAACCATTGTTGTTATAGTTCCGGTGTATGGGGATCTTGCCATGGCCTCCTTGATCCAGTTGGCCGTAACCTCTTGTTTCTCATTGAAAACTACAGGAACCACATTTCCTTCCTGATCTACTGTAAGAATACTGGTATCAGAGGAACGCCATAGAACATTCTTTTTATCCTGGCTTCCGGAATAAACAGAAGCATTAAATTTCTTACTTTCAAGTCCTTTCCATAAAAAAACGGGATTGTTTGATTTTCCTGTCTTTGTAAGTACCAGGTCAAATTTCTCACTCTCCCGGTCTGCCTCAATGCATTCTGCCTGGAAGGTTAATATGACTTTACAGGAAGCGGCCTTCTGGCCGTCTTTTGTTACGGCCGTGATCTCCACGTTCTTTTCTGCCCGGTACGGTGCCTTTGAAAGTGCTTCTTTGATCCACGGTGCTGTGTCAACCGGAGTCACGTTTCCTTCCTGATCCACCTTTACTGCTTCCGGATCGGAAGATATCCATAAAACGTTTCGGTCATAGGGCTTATGCGCTGCGGTAACCTCCACCTCCGGAAGAACGGCTGCTAACAGCTTTTTCGATCCAAAGCCGGTCTTTTGGACCGTTTCGGAATGGATATCTCCTGCCTTCTGATACCTAAGACTGTAAGTAAGCGCCGTCTTATCTAGGGTGATTTCTTCTGGAACGATCCGCGTCTGATCGTTAGTCACAAACTTTACTGTCACCTGGCATGTAGCGGAAGCCTGATTTCCAAGCTTGTCCTTTCCATTTACGGTAACAGTCACGTCCCGGCTACCTGTTCCAGATATCTTTGCGTACTTATCGCTCTCCCGGATTCCATTATCCGTTGCCATGATATTTCTGATCCAGGCGGAAT
The nucleotide sequence above comes from Lacrimispora sp. BS-2. Encoded proteins:
- a CDS encoding DUF5710 domain-containing protein — translated: MALYLNVPYEKKDQVKSLGAKWDQIRKQWYVINKFDYYKFFEWFPAVYEECDLICDCMYIVEAPRKCHKCKKDTSVIGLAYRNYFSIKQDDNGNMIDYKYHDEYLNFFTMDEKIDNTQLELFLKNEFRFYYSYSKYISDSYYANHCEHCGVIQGNYHLYEEPSSPFFDLDNADDKLREKIKLYRINFIEDGITIPEYTGDGFLPDQDAKIKLIDSLNMKPMDIY
- a CDS encoding type II toxin-antitoxin system HicB family antitoxin; protein product: MKKTERYFYPAIFTYEPRKEIAVVFPDLDCATSGNDDDDAFLSARELLGCVLCGLEDEDIPDPTRLSQVEVHENERVVLIDVYMPSIRMARVNRSVNRTVTLPAWLNAIAMEHEINFSQLLQEAI
- a CDS encoding Txe/YoeB family addiction module toxin; protein product: MIKVWDDEAWEDYIYWQSQDKKTLKRINLLIQDIDRNGYSGIGKPEPLKGNLQGYWSRRIDEMNRLVYRIKNDNIEIIQCRTHYQNLS
- a CDS encoding type II toxin-antitoxin system RelB/DinJ family antitoxin; the encoded protein is MANLNIRVDDEIKKQSEQIFAELGLNTSTAVNIFLKQVIRTNGIPFAVQADPFYSVENQAHLIAASERMERGEGKVRGLLEVDE
- a CDS encoding single-stranded DNA-binding protein translates to MNRVILMGRLTRDPEMRYSQGEHPMAITKYSLAIDRRGRKNQGNNEPTADFINCTAFDKAGEFADKYFRQGMRVLVSGRIQTGSYINKEGIKVYTFDVIVDDQEFADSKNSSGDGGQAASRPEPSSAVGDGFMNIPDAVDDQGLPFN